A window of Pedobacter lusitanus contains these coding sequences:
- the mazG gene encoding nucleoside triphosphate pyrophosphohydrolase, translated as MPNTIPPVTATDPSSAFQRLLTVLDTLRTECPWDRKQTMETLRHLTIEETYELSDAILDGDLTEVKKELGDVMMHLVFYAKIASETNDFTIIDVLNSVCDKLINRHPHIYGDVEVQDENDVKRNWEQIKLKEGNKSVLGGVPASLPALVKASRIQEKARGIGFDWENKTQVWEKVEEELQEFKNEYNVIDNAAIDIEKAESEFGDLIFSLVNYARFIGINPENALERTNRKFIKRFQYIEDKAQETGKALQDMTLAEMDVYWNEAKKL; from the coding sequence ATGCCCAACACTATCCCTCCGGTAACCGCAACCGATCCATCTTCTGCCTTTCAAAGATTACTAACCGTATTGGACACTTTGAGAACTGAGTGTCCATGGGACAGAAAACAAACGATGGAAACATTACGTCACCTGACGATAGAAGAAACCTATGAATTATCTGATGCAATCCTGGACGGTGATTTAACGGAGGTCAAAAAAGAATTGGGAGATGTTATGATGCACCTTGTTTTTTATGCAAAGATTGCCTCTGAAACCAACGATTTCACTATAATAGATGTACTCAACAGTGTTTGTGACAAACTGATTAACCGCCATCCCCATATTTATGGCGACGTAGAAGTACAGGATGAAAACGATGTCAAACGTAACTGGGAGCAAATTAAGCTGAAAGAAGGTAACAAATCTGTATTGGGTGGAGTTCCGGCTTCCTTACCGGCATTGGTAAAAGCAAGCAGGATCCAGGAAAAAGCCAGGGGAATTGGTTTTGACTGGGAAAATAAAACTCAGGTCTGGGAAAAAGTAGAAGAAGAATTACAGGAATTTAAAAATGAATACAATGTCATTGACAATGCAGCTATAGACATAGAAAAAGCAGAATCTGAATTCGGAGATCTTATTTTCTCTCTGGTCAACTATGCACGTTTCATTGGGATCAACCCCGAGAATGCTTTAGAAAGAACTAACAGGAAGTTCATTAAGCGTTTCCAGTATATCGAAGATAAAGCACAAGAAACCGGCAAGGCATTACAGGATATGACTTTGGCGGAAATGGATGTGTATTGGAACGAGGCTAAAAAACTGTAA